In Populus alba chromosome 4, ASM523922v2, whole genome shotgun sequence, the genomic window actaggccaaaaatagagtttttttagtgcagactcgggtcaatatccttctcgcggcagaattctctaccttcacgttagatattcaaatgggaacatcttgagcctctgatataggaatcaagtgattcaaaagatcaaattcatctatgcatctaggactacaactttgatgaaggagtcgaagtgagataaaatctttttacagaacagaaagtggcagtaatctagttggtcaaaagggatctccgggtctaactcaaaaactgacgaatgccgagaatcctgatatgactgagagtatgaactaagaacaaaaatcacaaaaactaggccaaaaatagagtttttttagtgcagactcgggtcaatatccttctcgcggcagaattctctactttcacgttagatattcaaacgggaacatcttgagcctctaatatcgaaatcaagtgattcaaaagctcaaattcatctacgcatctaggactacaactttgatgaaggagtcgaagtgagataaaatctttttatagaaTAGAaactagcagtaatctagttggtcaaaaaggttctctGACAATGTTGAGATAAATCTAACTGAGAATCTACCCTAAGAAGAacctaataaaggtgtacgttaatttttcaacatgtcatgagtgacaaaATATACCTAGGATAGTGAGATATCGTACGAAACCGAGTCAAAAttagagcctaagttggaacaaaaaaattgCCACAGcagcagaaccattttttttagtgcaaattctgaggaatttattcaactttaaagaccaaataaaaaagggatgaatttagcattatgaagactcctaatcaacctaagaaaacctgatgattttggtagcacaggggaaggataaaaacaaaaacagaaaacagcTCGAACAAGGCTttcgaaaaaaatatttctttttgtgcttttgtcaattttctggcgaacatgagctaaactcctatactctgttcaaaagaggtatacaccatctccagcacgtgggggtccgaaattgagtaacaacatGTTGCGTGGGAATTCGAGGGAGGgggaaaatgagaagaaaaagaaaaagatctaTAAAAATCGTGCTTCCTTAGGAGAGAGAGCTCACCACGATGATTCCAATACTACCCAATAAGGCCATGAGTGGATCTAGGAGGAAGTCATGCTTGTTGCTTGAATGCAATAGTGATTCCTCACATGCTTGTCCATGatcattcaaatttttataattgatctctaattcttttatttttttttatttttgttgccgATTCTTAGATgacttttcaaatttatctcgGATTTCATCCCACTCGATCCCAAGCAAAGCTTAACTAGAAGAAAAGACGGGAAGGGAAATGAATGATGGATGGGCACACTGTTTTGGCTCATTATGGTGATTCGTAAATTTAATAGGCTGACCGGGTTCAATTCAATATAACATCATCTGATCATTGtaatgcctatatatatatataattctttagTGGTTCCTACAATTGAGCCTAATCAGGTTAGGAAgatgttaaaacaaaaaagaaccaacaaattttttatcaactttATTTATGATGATTGTGTTAAGAGACTTTGATCAcattgttgttactcatttttggacCCCGTCTGCTAGAGATGGTGTATACCTCTTTCGaaccaagtgcaggagtgtagCTCATGTTTGCTAGAAAATGGACAAaagtagaaaagaaagaaatgtttttcGAACCCTATTTGAGCTGTTTTCTACTCTCTTTATACTCCCCATTTGCTGCCAAAATCGTCAAGTTTCCTAGACTGATTAGGAatcttcataatgctaaattcatttcttctttatttggtttttaaggttggataaattcatcagaatttgcactaaaaaactgattttgctgctatcgtaattttttttgttccaacttaggctctgattctgacttGGTTTTGAACAATATCTGACCATCTAGCTATATTCtatcactcatgacatgttgaagaGTTAAcctacacctttattaggtcctagggGTCACTGTTCTTATAGCAGActctcagtcagatttggatgctcggCATTGTCAGATCAGGAAaccctttttgaccaaccagattgctgctagattctgttctctaaaacgattttatctcacattaaattcttcatgaaagttgtagtccaGAACGCATAAATGAATTTTggcttttgaattgcttgatttcaatatcaaaagctcaagatattcccatttgaaatCTAGCATGAAAGCATAGAATCCTGTTGCAAGAAGGTTTCCAGCCGAGTTTGGTTGCCATTCtattcttcaaaacaaatttatctcactttgaatccttaatgaaagttgtagacctATATGCAcaaatgaatttgattttttgaatcaCCTAATTTCGATactagaagctcaagatattcccgtttgaatatctagcaTGAAAGTTTGCTGGTCTGCTTTGAGGGACTCGATTTAATATTTCAAGaatttatcaagttaattaaagacgaattttaaattttggaaaGTAATTGATTTCGTTgaaggaattgaaaaaataggAACTCGATCAAAAAATGGCGTAATAATGTCTGGTTAATATCAAGGAAGCAATATATCAAGGAGATAATTActtaatcatatataattattgcaatataaaataccatagatatatgatttgattggtgctggttatggaaaataattattgcaatataaaaaaccatatatataggatttgttggtgcTGATTATAGAAGATaatctctgcaataattattgtaatatttcCTTGAATAGCACGTGTAAAGATTTCTATAACCTCCAACCATATGCAAAGAGGGGGGGATTTTAAAGGAAGAGCACACAGAAAACCCTAAATAAACCCCATATTTGTCAAGCCAACTAGCCACCCCCAAAGGGCtggagaaaaaaaccaaaactgatGCCCCTCCCCAGCTTTCCACCCTCTTGCTTATTCTTCCCCACTCACCTGCGCTCTCCCTCTCACAGATGTCATTGCTCCTTCCCCTTTCTTAGCCAAAACTTTCCCTCTACACACAAGCTTCCCTTCTCCCTTTTCCCAACCTCACTCCCTCAACTTGCAACCATCGTGAACACCACTTACAGGCATTCCCTCTCTGTCAACACAACCCCCAGAAACAGCTCTCTCGCAATCTTCCTCCTCATTAGCTATTTCTTCAGCAACAACGTTGCAATAGcaacaccaacaccaacaaTTAACATGACAGCACTGCAAGCTTCAGCAACTCCAGCCTCTGCACTGTAACCTTCAGCGACATCGTTATCACCACTCTCATCTCTACACCAGCAGCTGGTACCAGTCATCTACCTTGCCATATCTCTTCCCCATTGCCCCAGCAGTAGCTGTGTTATCTTATATGTACTAGGAGCAAGAAGCAGCAGGGGTGCACGGTCATCACCAGTCATTGCAATTCCTCAGCCACTTTGAGCATGTAGGCCAGCAACAACAAAGGGAATTGTTTTATTCGGCCATAGGTTAATCCTTCAACAACATCCTTATTTTTCCTGCAGGAGTTGCACTAGTTGTAGCAACACTGAAGGGCCACCATTGAGACAATCAGCTTTCAACTAGCAAACCTGTCTCCATTAGGAACAGCGAGCAGGGTCGTCCTTTGTAAGCAGTGCCTAGTTGTCTCCCTCCACTTCGCCTTCAGTTGTTGCCTCATAGGTaagtctttcttttcttgtttttgccaAATTAATTACCTTGCCACTATAGCATGCATATGCATGCAACAGTGGCAGAACCTGTTACTGGTTTGAGCCAGTAACTGAGTTGAGCCTGGCTGAATCCAGTCAAGCCCATAATTAATTGTGATACTTGTGTTTCTAacgaaacaaaatataaaaaatgtttttttgtgtgttgcatacggtcaataccctaacatattttgaatttcctcttttttgaaaaaaaaaatatattttaaggttaaaagaaaatgtgttttagcatggatttcttaaacagaaaaaaaaattattttcttacattttggatttgaaaacatgtttgtaaaactacaagggtattggccaatattccaaaaaaaacataaaaatcttatttttgtttagagaattcatcttttattcatcgttaatgtttggataaagaaattccaagggatgaatatccaaaatattgttgggaataactttttattattcactgttaatgtttggataaagaaatcccaagtggttgatatccaaaatatttttttatgaataataagtcatcaaaCATCCTTAAAAGAAGTTTCAATTATAATTgtggacatttcaatttttgacTCCATGATTTACGAGTCATGAAAGTATAAAACACTACGGCAAAAGAGGCTTTTAAAGTGCtatgaatttccttagatttatAAATCTTTGttccttttccttgcgatttacgagttgcaaACACTTGGAATTCTAAAGGGAAAATGAGCTCTTAAGCACattgaatctccttagatttctatcttacCTATCTCATAAATCATAGGTTATAAATTTAGTCtgaatcaaacacagatttcaAGAGATCTGCATTAGTTCTCTTTGGTACTTTGTAGACATATCTAAGGGTGTGATCCACATTGACCAAGGGTTCTTTCTTTTTAGACTTTGAGTCCAAGTTTGTTCATCATAGCAAACTTATCCtagaaaaactgatgggattataatacaccaacaccatagcaattataaggcaaaccaaacaccaagcagcttaccttaggtaaggcatactaggggtgctaataccttccctttacacaaTCAATCCCTTGCCTTAgtatctctgaaagaccagttaggtttcctagtgaccatgatattaggtggcaactcccttattcataaaaaaaaaatgaaatcaatcaaAGGTCATCGCGACGCCGCGCTCCGCTGTGAGGATGCGACACATATAATGGAAAACAGAGCTCTATGGTTTCTGTATTAATCCACAGTTTCTTATTGAACAAACCTGGCTATATATAGCCTTACAGTAATAATATATAACTAAGAAATATCACTCAAGTATCATGTTTAGCATTATAGTTGCTAATAGAAAATAGTTAACTCCTACAAATATGTAACAACCTGTCAATCTTTCCCCTAAACTAACTGTGATACACAGTTAGTTTAGCTCAGCAGCTTTACACATACCCATATGACTCCTAAACTTCTAGAAAGATTACAACTTCAATGGCTTCGTCATCACATTTGTAGTCTACTCCTCTGATCCACAATGCAATAGCTCAATAATTCCATCATTAGCAAACTATCTCAAGAAATGGAAATGTACATCAATATGTTTACTTCTCCCATGCATGACAggattgtttgaaaatttaatggTGGAGTTGTTGTCACACATGACTATGATACTCTTCTTCTAAACATGACCCAGCTGCTCCAAAACTCTTCTCATCCACACTACTTAACTTGCACGCCCGTCTGTTGCCACAAACTCTGCCTCTATGGTCGACAATGTAACAATTGGTTGTTTCTTTGACATCCAAGACATTACCCCAGAacttaaaaggaaaacataacTGGAAGTGCTTTTCCAATCATCTAAGTCACCAACATAGTCATTGTCAATGTAAGCAACCAAGTCATTTGAGCTCCCTTTCTTGTACATGATTCCATAATCAAAGGTACTCTTCAAGTACCTCAATATCCTCTTAGCACCTTGTAAATGGAGTTCTGTAGGTTTAGCCATGTATCTACTAATCAAGCTTACATTGTACACTAAGTTTGGACGAGTTGTTGTGAGATACATGAGACTCCCGATGTAAAACCTCCAGatcaaaaatcataaattgactagttttaagtaaaataaaaaaattcataactcttgattgggtgatcagaaaattctaaaaatttgcgtggagccttctaatatcatgccttagcttgggttaaaatttcgaatttttagaaaaattcagaaatttgacgaaaaatcataaattgactagttttaagtaaaacaaaaaaaattcgtaactcttgattgggtgatcagaaaattctgaaaattttctTAGAGCCTTATAATATCATGtcttagcttgggttaaaatttcataatttttaggGAAATTCGGAAATTTGACGAAAAATCACAATTCGACTAGTTTTACATTATTggacgtaattttcaatccgatcatcggattgagctgaaattttatgaggaaccttaaaatatactgaataaaatctggttaaaattttaagatgaatgGAGCTTGGAAGTGCtagcaaaaaaataaggaccgtcAAATAGAGGCAAAAATACccattaagggtagaatagttaTTTGCCATTGAAAAGAAAGTATATAAAccctccttctcttttattaACTGCCGAATGGGcagaaacaaaaagatgaaaagaaaaaaagagcataacgtgagagaaggagagaaaaggaaggaaaaacagTAAGGAAATTGAGAGAATAACATTATAAACTTGCAAGTTCAACCTATAAAACActaaatcaagtgaaggaaggaggaTTTGAGAAGGGGAATTCAGCTAACcttggaagagaagagaaattggaagaaaagcaATAGGTAAGCATGAGAAGTTTGGATTTAATGTTGATTTAGATGTTTTCCTAAGCTTATTTGATAGTTAGGAAGTAATTTCATGGAACTTTACCTTAGTTTCCCTTAAATCCTAGATTTTTGAACTTAGGGTTCTTATGTGAATTTGGGGGAATTAGGATGGGAagggaaaatgatgaaattgaaatggaatagaatgaaaacaagttgaaataacAAGTAAATGAAGAAAGATTTGGGAGAGCAAAAAGAAACACCACATTCGGCcaatgaaggaaaaataaatgggagaatgagttttgatgttaatgtttagaaaaaccatgtttaatcatgataaatgaaaatgtaagaaagaCTAAATAAAGAGATAGCATTTAAGTtgagagaataataataataataataataataataataataataataataataagtaaattcaaattaaaagagaaataaactagttaaaagaaaatatgaagacaaGATGCCTGGATTGTATTTGAATATAgtatttagattaaataaataatatgatgtgaGGGTATAAAGAATAGAAGAATTATTTGATGGAGGAATTATGAACATAAAGTAAGCAAATAAGTAACTTGAGTTAAATATGAGGTTGTatgtaaaataatgatgttgtatttgagaatgaatttttattagaacaaattacaaataaaaatagtacGTGCTTTGTGTTTCGGCACGTAAGAAAAATGTTGATGGACTAATGATATAATGACACTTGATTGATTCAGGAGCTGTGTCTAGAGCTGGTTATCAGATAGGAGGAGCTGGGTCATCCCGAGCAGAAGGTAGGTGATTCGTCAcctcattttgtaatttttagtttcCCTAATTAGTGATGttgcttatttaattgatattacaTAAATGGAGCAAATGAATAATTTGAGTTATGATTATGTGAAATTACCGGTTTTATTGGTTAACAAAGAGGTTAACCGGATATgtggtaattcgtatggaattaccggattgtttggctaataaaaaagattagcCGGATGCTGGGTAATTCAAATGGAATAACCggattgattggctaacaaaagagATTAGCCGGATACTAGGTGattcatatggaattaccggattgatttTGCTAACCGAAATGGGTTAGCTGAATTTTGGGTAATAAAGAGAATTACCGGGTTTATTGGTTAACAAAGAAGTTAACCGGATAAGGAgtaattcatatggaattaccgattgattggctaacaaaagaggtTAGCTGGATAATAGATAATTCGAATGGAATTACTGGGTCTATTGGTAACCgaggaaggaaaaacaaatttttgagTAATTATATGGAAGtgtttcatttatttgataattaagagGAATTAACTGGATTTTTTAAGTCTTAAAAAGATTATGTAAATTATGGGATTAAGTTCGATTGAAGTAGAAGTACTAAATTTCAAAGGTTAAGAGTAATtgattaatattagattaatatagtGAGAAAGTTAATTAATATGGTTGTTGTTGAAACATGTACACCTCAAGGTGATGCAGATCGTTAGATGTAGGAATTCTCTTGTGTATGAATTACCATTTTAGAATGTAATTTTCATGTCTTTACTTTCAGTGTAAATCCTTTTGtgttgcaaaaaaaatcaagtagaaaGTGTAATAGGTAGTGGATGtagtatatatatgtatagttaTTAGTATGATCAAATCACTTTTCAAAATGATAAGATCTTAATGTTGTATTTATGTAGTTTAAAGGCATAAATGTAGTTAGTAAGCATTTATTATGTTTGTGAtgaatttgttatcttttgggtTGTTTTGGGAGTGCATTTATGTTGATTTACTAATTGATAAGTATAAGTATTGCGTTATTGTTTGATGACTGGAATGTGAtccaggatgattggatcaagATGGAAGTCATAATGACATATAATAGAAgtgttgtcgataacttggtaccaacaaaaatagaggaaactctgccgaaattttcaaaaaaaaaaataatcccataAATTTAGACATATTACCCAATACTTGACATTGGTAAAGAAATGTTTGAAGATTTCATGACATTATGTTTTGATGGTGTTACACCCGACAATTTGTTTGTAATACAATTCATCAATTGCAACTCCATCTGCATCTTTCCTTAGCTTTGAGCCTGGAACAATCGGGCTATTGACTTCATGACTTTCTAACATTCCAAATCGCTTTAAAATATCCAGCGCACATTTCTTTTGGCAAATGAAGATACCGTCATTTTGTTGTGACACTTCAATGCCAAGAAAGAACTTCATTTTTCCTAGATTAGTCATCTCAAAAACTTGCATCATTGAACACTTGAAACTACTCATCATCTCTTCATCATCACCAGTGCAGATtagatcatcaacataaacactTACAATAAGTATTTTACCTTCTTTGTTCTATTTTATGAAGAGGGTCTActcatttagatattttttgaaTCCCTTATTGACAAAGTAATTCTCCATTAGTTGAACCAAGCTCGTGGAGCTTGTTTTAGGCCATATAAAGCCTTGTGCAGCTTGTAGACTTTGTCCTCACTTCCCTTGATCTCAAATGATCTCAAACCCTTTGGTTGTTCAACATACACATCTTCATTAAGCTCACCGTAGAGGAAAATTGATTTCACATCTAACTAGAatattttccagtttctttAAGCTGCTAGGGCTACTACTATaatattctagtttttttgAGCTGCTAGGGCCACTACCATCGTCACAGTTTCCATTCTTGCCACCGGAGCATAGACCTCTGTGTAGTCTATTCCATGTTTCTGTGTGTACCCTTTAGCCACCAGATGTGCTTTGTGCTTCTCAAACTCTCTACGCTCATTATACTTAGTTTTATAAATCCATTTCACCCCAATTTTCTTGACTTCAACAGGCAACGTAACTAACATCCATGTCTTTTTCTTCTCTATGGACTTGATTTCGTTGTCCATAGCCAATCTCCAACTTGTATCTTTCACTGCTTCTTCATAGTGCAACGGGTCACTTGACATCAATAGTGCCAAATCACCTTCATCTCCAAAAGACCCAAGACCCTCCCCACTAATATAATCCTTCATCCATGATGTAGGTTCTCTCATTCTCATACCTTCTTCATTATCCTCAATGTCTccattatttgaaaatacatctcCCTCTTTCTAACCACTATTATTCTcactttcatcattattatcatctaCTCCTTCTACATTGTCATCTCCTCATTCTAAATCCACTAAAATCTGTTATTCAAAACTCTCATCCAAATCCCATTGTTTCTCCTCTTCAAATATCACATCTCTACTCACTATTACCCTTTTTGTAATTGAGTTAAATAGTCTATAGCCTTTGGATTCCTCACTAACACCTAACAATATACACTTAACACTTATATTGTCAAGTTTAGTTATTTGTACCTATGGCACATAAACATGTGCTATGCACTGGAAGACACCAAAATGATCAACATAAGGCTTAATTCCACTTCACACGTCTACTGGTGTGATGTTTTTTCCCATCAAAGTTGGACAAATGTTTAGCATATTATTGCTCCAATTTATTGCCTCTGCCCaaaattttttggaattttcttcTCAAATACCAGTGCACAAACCATGTTCATTACTGTTCTATTCTTTCGTTCAGCTACACTGTTTTGTTAAGGAGTGTAAGCAGTTGTCAGTTGCCGCTTAATGCCATTCTACTCACAAAATTTGTTAAACTCAAGCGAGGTGAACTTGCCTCCCCTATCTGTACGTAGACACTTGATAGGTAAACTTGTCTCATTCTCCACCATCCTCTTAAAACACTTGAAATAACtcaatgtttttgatttttctagCAGAAAATATATCTATGACCTTCTACTATAGCCATCTATAAAACACATAAtatatctatgtttttttcactatatttgttttttattttatttttaatttttttgtgttcttaataattgtatgaatgttgttgtaggatttttttttcatatgagatcaatttttagttgatttatttataggattttaaaaaattttcatatgaatttttttagttgaatttcttttttcgtgttatttatttgttgcaaatttgtttgagttgattttcttctctttcttccaagcattttgagtattataaagtgttgatttatatttatttagttattttatagttttgtaaaatatatttttaaaataattatcgaCGGAATTACATACGGTATTTTGCCAAagaaaataccgacggaattaagggggtaatttgtttttgtttgttttttccatcagtaaatccatcggtaataatatatttttattaccaatggacttaccgacggataaaaaattaccgacgaaagaTTCACTAACAGAGCATTTCCGTCagtaattttgttggtaaattaattactaatGGAATGATAGTacaaataccgacagaaaattcCGTCAGTAAATCTAAAGATTGTGGTAGTGTatgttcataaattatttaatttattttctatgaagttattatAGTTTCAAACATATATCTTGACATTACTTAATTTTACAGGtgtctattattattattgtataattaattaaaaattagttttttaaaaaaataaatttcttagaCTGATTGGAGTTCATCACCTAGATCGTGAATTTCACGGTTTAATCCAAAAAAACCGGGTCGATTGAATATACTGTAgtctcaaaacaaaaaaaagatgatttttttaagtcattttttaaCCGATTGTTTGAGCTGTTTTTAACTCCTCAGGTAGATTGAGTTAGATTGAgaaaaacttttatataaattaatttaaatccaaTATAGGTAAGGAATTagattaaaaagtttttaaagtGAATCTgttagataaatttaataataatactaaataatttttcgtggtCTGAAgttcaaaaagattttaattctaGCTGCAACATAAGGTTACCTTCTAAACTAATTTGACCCTActccaatgataaaaacaattactacATTATTGGCTCTTATAAAAATTCCACATAAATGCTCCATCAAAATATAAGGATTCCATCTcttcaaataatatttgttcACGTTTATTGTGattgaaagtgttttccacataaacaatttctttttaagaataaattgaGAATAGTTAGAAGACTAAGTTGAAGTCAGTCCAATATTTAACAGGATTCAATCTATAAAGAACCCGAACATGTTATTCAAAAGCGCATCATTGTTGTTCCGCTGCAGAAGCGGTCAACACTTAGCACACAAAAAAATCTAACGCCCTAGTCCAAGGGCCCCAAAATCTCAAACCTCCATAACAGCTTGACACGTGTTAGTCTAAGTGATTTACACATTTCAGCCAGCACTCCACGTAGCATTTTACGTGTCAAGCATTGGCCTGGTTTTAATCACTATAAATCAAGGCAACCATGGCTGATGTTTATTACCAAAAGTTGTGTGTTTTCAATCTTTCAAGTGTTTTAGCTTTCAATTCATTTGTGTTCTCTCAATCTTTCAAAGAAATCAGTAACCAAAAATGGCTGACAACACCCAGAAGATGAGCTACCAAGCTGGTGAGACCAAAGGCCAAGCTCAGGTTAGCTTATGaatttctttctctattttacttttgtttttatatataaattaatgtataATGCTCTATAACATATcgattttgtttgtttcaggAGAAGGCCAGCAACTTGATGGACGGAGCTGGCAATGCTGCTCAATCTGCAAAGGAATCAGCGCAAGAGGTTCacatattatttttgttcaatctcattttctatattttcttaGAGAATTCATTCTCACCACAATGGCACAATGGATTGTGCAtcagattttaattttgatagttCCTTCTTCGTGTAGGCTGGTCAGCAGGTGAGGGCTAAGACACAGGAAGCTGTTGAAGGAGTAAAGAATGCAACTGGCATGAACAAGTGAAGCTGGATCGATGGAGTCCAATGATCGTCTGCTGCatcaaatttagaaattaaatgcAATTTTCATCTATTCagcacgttttttttttttttgtttctgtctTTCCTTTTGTATAAAGAAGAGAGCTCTCTGATCTGCAGTTCTCTCGTAAGTTTGTAGGCGCGCACATGCATGTTTTGCCcttattagaaaaattttacTTTCAGTCCAGTACATGTTCAAATTTTTCCAGCTTAGTGCTTCATCAATTGGCCCTATCCCTATATGTGTTCAAATGGCCTAAAATGCCAATTCCCTTCTTAAATCTATTTGATTACAACAAATATTATGCCTTCTCAAATCATTCATATCTCCATCttatcattaacaaaaaaaataaaatcttatataatatcatctatgtttttaataatatcaactcatcgataaatataatatatcactgacaaaatatattttttaattctattgtTGAGTTAACATTAATAATGACATTTACATTAAATATACTAATGAGATTGTGCCATTGGTAATCCAtcagtaatatttaaaaaaaaaaaaacatgttgaacaattaatttattctttcgTTTTATAGGTtacttttcttatatatatatatatatatatatatataagagtccCATGGTTGAAAAATACCATTTCAAGGATGCTTAAGATTATATATGTAGAGACAAGTGAACATGTTACTTTTATTTACATCATTTTGATATGGCTATTTAACTCGGTCCATTTTTTTATACATCACAAAGCTCAAGGTAGGGAACAAAACATTCTTCTATATGCTGTATAGTAAAATTGTTAATAATTAGTtgaatgatatattaaaaatagcaataaaaaaaaaaagagaaaatgttGGATTATTAGGGATTTTAGCATAGCAAAACAAGAACAG contains:
- the LOC118039023 gene encoding uncharacterized protein; amino-acid sequence: MADNTQKMSYQAGETKGQAQEKASNLMDGAGNAAQSAKESAQEAGQQVRAKTQEAVEGVKNATGMNK